Proteins encoded in a region of the Amia ocellicauda isolate fAmiCal2 chromosome 19, fAmiCal2.hap1, whole genome shotgun sequence genome:
- the ptprc gene encoding receptor-type tyrosine-protein phosphatase C isoform X7 translates to MTSHIGLKLLAICAGLLFSVISCQEVFSTTNSSTTLPPCDPFQGVVLRLYDKNGKISENNITDRLKTYVTKGKGKLCLCHADNNSSHNLTELNCNGTKAPSTFEDNCSCISEWNVEECRNYVCNISTIKCNGHQIFVHVNPDLTELKFDQISTATSITFLKAGVDDICKDMKIKYSCNEEGNNTTIPCDTLNNSVSSCKLSNLDYFTRYECNAEATYFNETQNFTLKGNTTCGEVNITVKPKDCKNDSIELEWQRHVRNECAKVPFDYTFICNNTEDKSKSVNIAGHIPEKGVIMMSTLSAFKNYSCYVTAFYKKVNINNSITTAQTKAGEPDKVKGLTTKVESQNTVIIDCTKLSQSAWRGPYITYHATAVLYDQKQTMTSNDCKFKFKDLKYLTTYTFKVTAKNGFYESKIESKDETTGYNDKALIGFLAFLIVVTSVALLFVLYKIYILQKKKSDNNEENVELIRNEDDAQLLNVEPIFAEQLLDTYKRKVADEGRLFLAEFQSIPRVFSKFTVKEARKSCNQQKNRYVDILPYDYNRVQLSQMNGEAGSDYINSSFIDGFKEPRKYIAAQGPKEETVHDFWRMIWEQKSSIIVMVTRCEEGNRNKCAQYWPTMDREAEIFEEFVVKINDENQCPHYIIRNLRVSNRREKSSERDVTHIQFTSWPDHGVPGDPHLLLKLRSRVNAFNNFFSGPIVVHCSAGVGRTGTYIGIDAMMECLEAEGRVDIYGYVVKLRRQRCLMVQVEAQYILIHQALIEHNQFGDTEISLSELHSTLNTLKKKDPPSDPTLLEAEFQRLPKYKNWRTQNMGTNEENKKKNRYSTFIPYDYNRVLIRLEDEASHDSEHEEDTEDSSDDDDEDSTKYINASYIEGYWGQRCLIAAQGPLSDTIADFWQMIFQKKVKFIVMLTACKEGDQEFCSQYWHDEKTLYDEIEVTVVDTEVCPGYIVRGIEIKHTKRKESRKIYQYHFQKWSESSLPEDSQDLIAMIRAIKKKFKRDISRPERNMPVVVHCNDGTTRTGMFCALWNILDSADTEKLVNIFQMVKTLRKERQGVLSSFEHYQFLYDAIAATFPAQNGEVTSNSAREVDSVEIVSEDKEARKQQEKTENSTACQNAQEPPSAAAQTPDADSKAAETNATSTADKKESLETAKESTGSPEKTTEESASNGPTPTVESQ, encoded by the exons ATGACAAGTCATATTGGACTAAAGCTCCTGGCAATATGTGCTGGGTTGCTGTTCTCCGTCATCTCATGTCAAG agGTTTTTTCAACCACCAACT catcaACTACTTTACCCCCATGTG ATCCCTTTCAAGGTGTGGTTCTTAGGCTGTATGACAAAAATGGAAAAATTTCTGAAAACA atATCACGGACAGATTAAAAACATATGttacaaaaggaaaaggaaagttATGTCTGTGCCATGCAGATAACAACAGTTCACACAACTTAACAGAATTAAATTGTAATGGTACAAAAGCACCAAGTACTTTTGAAGATAATTGCTCTTGCATATCTGAATGGAATGTGGAAGAATGCAGAAATTATGTTTGTAACATTTCTACAATAAAATGCAACGGCCATCAGATATTTGTGCATGTCAATCCAG aTCTTACAGAGCTTAAATTTGATCAGATTTCCACAGCTACTTCAATCACTTTTTTGAAGGCAGGTGTAGATGATATATGTAAAGATATGAAAATTAAATACAGCTGTAATGAAGAAG GAAACAACACAACAATACCTTGTG ATACATTGAATAATTCAGTCTCATCTTGCAAACTTTCGAACCTGGACTATTTCACTCGTTATGAGTGTAATGCAGAAGCAACTTACTTCAATGAAACTCAAAATTTTACATTGAAAGGAAACACCACCTGTGGAG aGGTTAACATAACAGTCAAACCAAAGGATTGCAAGAATGACAGCATTGAACTTGAATGGCAAAGACATGTGAGAAATGAGTGTGCAAAAGTACCCTTtgactatacatttattt GTAATAACACAGAAGACAAATCCAAATCTG TTAACATAGCAGGACATATTCCAGAAAAAG GTGTCATAATGATGTCGACCCTTTCAGCATTTAAAAATTACTCTTGTTATGTGACTGCCTTCTACAAAAAAGTGAATATAAATAATTCGATAACTACGGCACAAACTAAAGCAGGGG AGCCCGATAAAGTAAAAGGTCTGACTACAAAAGTAGAGTCCCAAAACACGGTTATTATAGACTGCACAAAACTGTCTCAATCGGCGTGGAGGGGCCCATACATTACCTATCATGCAACAGCAGTATTGTATGATCAGAAGCAGACTATGACATCAAATGATTGTAAATTTAAATTCAAGGATCTCAAGTATTTGACAACTTATACTTTTAAG GTTACAGCTAAAAATGGTTTCTATGAAAGTAAGATTGAATCAAAGGATGAAACAACTGGAT ATAATGACAAAGCTCTCATTGGGTTCTTGGCATTTCTCATTGTTGTTACATCTGTGGcccttctttttgttttgtataaaatatacatacttCAGAAGAAAAAATCAGA CAATAATGAAGAAAACGTAGAACTTATCAGGAATG AAGACGACGCACAGCTCCTCAATGTTGAGCCAATATTTGCAGAACAGTTGTTGGACACCTACAAAAGAAAGGTTGCAGATGAGGGAAGACTTTTCCTGGCAGAATTTCAG AGCATTCCAAGGGTTTTCAGTAAATTCACTGTCAAAGAAGCCAGGAAATCGTGCAACCAGCAGAAGAACCGCTATGTCGATATCCTGCCCT ATGATTACAATCGTGTCCAGCTGTCCCAGATGAATGGAGAAGCTGGATCTGACTATATCAATTCAAGCTTCATTGAT GGTTTTAAAGAACCAAGGAAATACATCGCTGCTCAAG GTCCAAAGGAAGAGACAGTCCATGACTTCTGGAGAATGATCTGGGAGCAGAAATCCTCTATTATCGTGATGGTGACCCGCTGTGAGGAAGGAAATCGG AACAAGTGTGCTCAGTATTGGCCAACAATGGACAGGGAAGCGGAAATCTTTGAAGAATTTGTTGTGAAAATCAATGATGAAAACCAGTGCCCGCATTACATTATCCGAAACCTCAGAGTTTCTAAT AGAAGGGAGAAGTCCTCAGAGAGGGATGTGACTCACATACAGTTCACCAGCTGGCCCGACCATGGAGTCCCTGGCGACCCGCACCTCCTGCTGAAGCTGCGCAGTCGAGTCAACGCATTCAACAACTTCTTCAGTGGCCCCATAGTGGTGCACTGCAg TGCTGGGGTTGGCCGGACTGGCACGTATATAGGCATCGACGCCATGATGGAGTGCCTAGAGGCAGAGGGCCGAGTGGATATTTATGGCTACGTGGTTAAGCTCCGGCGTCAGCGGTGCCTCATGGTGCAAGTGGAG gCCCAGTATATACTGATCCACCAGGCCCTGATCGAACATAATCAGTTTGGAGACACGgagatctctctctctgagctgcACTCCACTCTCAATACCTTGAAGAAAAAGGACCCTCCATCGGACCCGACACTGCTAGAGGCAGAATTTCAG AGGCTTCCAAAGTACAAAAACTGGAGAACACAAAACATGGGAACAAATGAGGAGAACAAGAAGAAAAATCGATACTCCACTTTTATACCAT ACGATTACAACAGAGTGCTCATCAGGCTGGAGGATGAGGCGAGTCACGACAGTGAGCACGAAGAGGATACCGAGGACTCGTCTGATGATGACGACGAGGACTCAACCAAATACATCAATGCTTCTTACATAGAG GGCTACTGGGGCCAGAGATGTCTGATTGCTGCCCAGGGGCCTCTTTCAGATACCATCGCAGACTTCTGGCAGATGATCTTTcagaagaaagtcaagttcattGTGATGCTTACAGCATGCAAGGAGGGAGACCAG gaGTTTTGTTCACAGTACTGGCATGATGAAAAGACGTTATATGACGAAATTGAAGTCACAGTGGTGGATACCGAAGTCTGTCCGGGATACATTGTCCGAGGCATTGAAATAAAGCACACCAAg AGGAAAGAGAGCCGCAAGATCTACCAGTATCATTTCCAGAAGTGGAGTGAGAGCAGCCTGCCTGAGGATTCCCAGGATTTGATAGCAATGATCAGAGCCATCAAGAAGAAGTTTAAACGGGACATCTCCAGGCCTGAGAGGAATATGCCGGTTGTGGTTCATTGCAA TGACGGAACTACACGGACAGGGATGTTTTGTGCCCTGTGGAATATCCTCGACAGCGCAGACACAGAAAAGCTGGTTAACATCTTCCAGATGGTAAAAACTCTGCGCAAGGAACGGCAAGGAGTGTTGTCAAGCTTT GAGCATTACCAGTTCTTGTATGATGCCATCGCAGCTACGTTCCCTGCCCAGAACGGGGAGGTGACATCAAACTCCGCCAGAGAAGTGGACTCAGTGGAAATTGTCAGTGAAGACAAAGAGGCCAGAAAGCAGCAGGAGAAGACAGAGAACAGCACGGCCTGCCAAAATGCACAGGAGCCTCCCAGCGCCGCTGCTCAGACCCCTGACGCTGACAGTAAAGCTGCAGAAACTAATGCCACCAGCACAGCAGACAAGAAAGAGTCATTGGAAACGGCCAAGGAATCGACGGGCTCGCCTGAGAAGACTACAGAAGAAAGTGCTTCTAATGGTCCAACTCCCACTGTTGAAAGCCAGTGA
- the ptprc gene encoding receptor-type tyrosine-protein phosphatase C isoform X6, producing the protein MTSHIGLKLLAICAGLLFSVISCQEVFSTTNSSSPTVKPAPTTSSNSAQPNLNFTASTTLPPCDPFQGVVLRLYDKNGKISENNITDRLKTYVTKGKGKLCLCHADNNSSHNLTELNCNGTKAPSTFEDNCSCISEWNVEECRNYVCNISTIKCNGHQIFVHVNPDLTELKFDQISTATSITFLKAGVDDICKDMKIKYSCNEEGNNTTIPCDTLNNSVSSCKLSNLDYFTRYECNAEATYFNETQNFTLKGNTTCGEVNITVKPKDCKNDSIELEWQRHVRNECAKVPFDYTFICNNTEDKSKSVNIAGHIPEKGVIMMSTLSAFKNYSCYVTAFYKKVNINNSITTAQTKAGEPDKVKGLTTKVESQNTVIIDCTKLSQSAWRGPYITYHATAVLYDQKQTMTSNDCKFKFKDLKYLTTYTFKVTAKNGFYESKIESKDETTGYNDKALIGFLAFLIVVTSVALLFVLYKIYILQKKKSDNNEENVELIRNEDDAQLLNVEPIFAEQLLDTYKRKVADEGRLFLAEFQSIPRVFSKFTVKEARKSCNQQKNRYVDILPYDYNRVQLSQMNGEAGSDYINSSFIDGFKEPRKYIAAQGPKEETVHDFWRMIWEQKSSIIVMVTRCEEGNRNKCAQYWPTMDREAEIFEEFVVKINDENQCPHYIIRNLRVSNRREKSSERDVTHIQFTSWPDHGVPGDPHLLLKLRSRVNAFNNFFSGPIVVHCSAGVGRTGTYIGIDAMMECLEAEGRVDIYGYVVKLRRQRCLMVQVEAQYILIHQALIEHNQFGDTEISLSELHSTLNTLKKKDPPSDPTLLEAEFQRLPKYKNWRTQNMGTNEENKKKNRYSTFIPYDYNRVLIRLEDEASHDSEHEEDTEDSSDDDDEDSTKYINASYIEGYWGQRCLIAAQGPLSDTIADFWQMIFQKKVKFIVMLTACKEGDQEFCSQYWHDEKTLYDEIEVTVVDTEVCPGYIVRGIEIKHTKRKESRKIYQYHFQKWSESSLPEDSQDLIAMIRAIKKKFKRDISRPERNMPVVVHCNDGTTRTGMFCALWNILDSADTEKLVNIFQMVKTLRKERQGVLSSFEHYQFLYDAIAATFPAQNGEVTSNSAREVDSVEIVSEDKEARKQQEKTENSTACQNAQEPPSAAAQTPDADSKAAETNATSTADKKESLETAKESTGSPEKTTEESASNGPTPTVESQ; encoded by the exons ATGACAAGTCATATTGGACTAAAGCTCCTGGCAATATGTGCTGGGTTGCTGTTCTCCGTCATCTCATGTCAAG agGTTTTTTCAACCACCAACT CATCATCCCCCACAGTCAAACCTGCACCCACCACTTCATCTAACTCTGCACAGCCTAATTTGAATTTTACAG catcaACTACTTTACCCCCATGTG ATCCCTTTCAAGGTGTGGTTCTTAGGCTGTATGACAAAAATGGAAAAATTTCTGAAAACA atATCACGGACAGATTAAAAACATATGttacaaaaggaaaaggaaagttATGTCTGTGCCATGCAGATAACAACAGTTCACACAACTTAACAGAATTAAATTGTAATGGTACAAAAGCACCAAGTACTTTTGAAGATAATTGCTCTTGCATATCTGAATGGAATGTGGAAGAATGCAGAAATTATGTTTGTAACATTTCTACAATAAAATGCAACGGCCATCAGATATTTGTGCATGTCAATCCAG aTCTTACAGAGCTTAAATTTGATCAGATTTCCACAGCTACTTCAATCACTTTTTTGAAGGCAGGTGTAGATGATATATGTAAAGATATGAAAATTAAATACAGCTGTAATGAAGAAG GAAACAACACAACAATACCTTGTG ATACATTGAATAATTCAGTCTCATCTTGCAAACTTTCGAACCTGGACTATTTCACTCGTTATGAGTGTAATGCAGAAGCAACTTACTTCAATGAAACTCAAAATTTTACATTGAAAGGAAACACCACCTGTGGAG aGGTTAACATAACAGTCAAACCAAAGGATTGCAAGAATGACAGCATTGAACTTGAATGGCAAAGACATGTGAGAAATGAGTGTGCAAAAGTACCCTTtgactatacatttattt GTAATAACACAGAAGACAAATCCAAATCTG TTAACATAGCAGGACATATTCCAGAAAAAG GTGTCATAATGATGTCGACCCTTTCAGCATTTAAAAATTACTCTTGTTATGTGACTGCCTTCTACAAAAAAGTGAATATAAATAATTCGATAACTACGGCACAAACTAAAGCAGGGG AGCCCGATAAAGTAAAAGGTCTGACTACAAAAGTAGAGTCCCAAAACACGGTTATTATAGACTGCACAAAACTGTCTCAATCGGCGTGGAGGGGCCCATACATTACCTATCATGCAACAGCAGTATTGTATGATCAGAAGCAGACTATGACATCAAATGATTGTAAATTTAAATTCAAGGATCTCAAGTATTTGACAACTTATACTTTTAAG GTTACAGCTAAAAATGGTTTCTATGAAAGTAAGATTGAATCAAAGGATGAAACAACTGGAT ATAATGACAAAGCTCTCATTGGGTTCTTGGCATTTCTCATTGTTGTTACATCTGTGGcccttctttttgttttgtataaaatatacatacttCAGAAGAAAAAATCAGA CAATAATGAAGAAAACGTAGAACTTATCAGGAATG AAGACGACGCACAGCTCCTCAATGTTGAGCCAATATTTGCAGAACAGTTGTTGGACACCTACAAAAGAAAGGTTGCAGATGAGGGAAGACTTTTCCTGGCAGAATTTCAG AGCATTCCAAGGGTTTTCAGTAAATTCACTGTCAAAGAAGCCAGGAAATCGTGCAACCAGCAGAAGAACCGCTATGTCGATATCCTGCCCT ATGATTACAATCGTGTCCAGCTGTCCCAGATGAATGGAGAAGCTGGATCTGACTATATCAATTCAAGCTTCATTGAT GGTTTTAAAGAACCAAGGAAATACATCGCTGCTCAAG GTCCAAAGGAAGAGACAGTCCATGACTTCTGGAGAATGATCTGGGAGCAGAAATCCTCTATTATCGTGATGGTGACCCGCTGTGAGGAAGGAAATCGG AACAAGTGTGCTCAGTATTGGCCAACAATGGACAGGGAAGCGGAAATCTTTGAAGAATTTGTTGTGAAAATCAATGATGAAAACCAGTGCCCGCATTACATTATCCGAAACCTCAGAGTTTCTAAT AGAAGGGAGAAGTCCTCAGAGAGGGATGTGACTCACATACAGTTCACCAGCTGGCCCGACCATGGAGTCCCTGGCGACCCGCACCTCCTGCTGAAGCTGCGCAGTCGAGTCAACGCATTCAACAACTTCTTCAGTGGCCCCATAGTGGTGCACTGCAg TGCTGGGGTTGGCCGGACTGGCACGTATATAGGCATCGACGCCATGATGGAGTGCCTAGAGGCAGAGGGCCGAGTGGATATTTATGGCTACGTGGTTAAGCTCCGGCGTCAGCGGTGCCTCATGGTGCAAGTGGAG gCCCAGTATATACTGATCCACCAGGCCCTGATCGAACATAATCAGTTTGGAGACACGgagatctctctctctgagctgcACTCCACTCTCAATACCTTGAAGAAAAAGGACCCTCCATCGGACCCGACACTGCTAGAGGCAGAATTTCAG AGGCTTCCAAAGTACAAAAACTGGAGAACACAAAACATGGGAACAAATGAGGAGAACAAGAAGAAAAATCGATACTCCACTTTTATACCAT ACGATTACAACAGAGTGCTCATCAGGCTGGAGGATGAGGCGAGTCACGACAGTGAGCACGAAGAGGATACCGAGGACTCGTCTGATGATGACGACGAGGACTCAACCAAATACATCAATGCTTCTTACATAGAG GGCTACTGGGGCCAGAGATGTCTGATTGCTGCCCAGGGGCCTCTTTCAGATACCATCGCAGACTTCTGGCAGATGATCTTTcagaagaaagtcaagttcattGTGATGCTTACAGCATGCAAGGAGGGAGACCAG gaGTTTTGTTCACAGTACTGGCATGATGAAAAGACGTTATATGACGAAATTGAAGTCACAGTGGTGGATACCGAAGTCTGTCCGGGATACATTGTCCGAGGCATTGAAATAAAGCACACCAAg AGGAAAGAGAGCCGCAAGATCTACCAGTATCATTTCCAGAAGTGGAGTGAGAGCAGCCTGCCTGAGGATTCCCAGGATTTGATAGCAATGATCAGAGCCATCAAGAAGAAGTTTAAACGGGACATCTCCAGGCCTGAGAGGAATATGCCGGTTGTGGTTCATTGCAA TGACGGAACTACACGGACAGGGATGTTTTGTGCCCTGTGGAATATCCTCGACAGCGCAGACACAGAAAAGCTGGTTAACATCTTCCAGATGGTAAAAACTCTGCGCAAGGAACGGCAAGGAGTGTTGTCAAGCTTT GAGCATTACCAGTTCTTGTATGATGCCATCGCAGCTACGTTCCCTGCCCAGAACGGGGAGGTGACATCAAACTCCGCCAGAGAAGTGGACTCAGTGGAAATTGTCAGTGAAGACAAAGAGGCCAGAAAGCAGCAGGAGAAGACAGAGAACAGCACGGCCTGCCAAAATGCACAGGAGCCTCCCAGCGCCGCTGCTCAGACCCCTGACGCTGACAGTAAAGCTGCAGAAACTAATGCCACCAGCACAGCAGACAAGAAAGAGTCATTGGAAACGGCCAAGGAATCGACGGGCTCGCCTGAGAAGACTACAGAAGAAAGTGCTTCTAATGGTCCAACTCCCACTGTTGAAAGCCAGTGA